A window of the Streptococcus sp. 116-D4 genome harbors these coding sequences:
- a CDS encoding cell division protein SepF, giving the protein MSLKDRFDKFIDYFTEDGEDVGTTYQPKAEEPIVTSGPYVQELPQQAGSTPSKDKNITRLHARQQELAMQTQRSTDKVTIDVRYPRKYEDATEIVDLLVGNESILIDFQYMTEVQARRCLDYLDGARYVLAGNMKKVASTMFLLTPVDVVVNIEDIKIPDESQNGEFGFDMKRTRIR; this is encoded by the coding sequence ATGTCTTTAAAAGATAGATTTGATAAATTTATAGATTATTTTACAGAAGACGGAGAAGATGTTGGTACTACTTATCAGCCTAAAGCTGAAGAGCCAATTGTGACTTCAGGCCCGTATGTTCAAGAGTTACCTCAACAAGCTGGTAGTACGCCATCTAAAGATAAAAATATCACTCGTCTACATGCCCGTCAACAAGAGTTAGCTATGCAAACTCAACGTTCTACTGATAAGGTGACGATTGATGTTCGTTATCCTCGTAAATACGAAGATGCTACAGAAATTGTTGATTTATTAGTTGGTAATGAAAGTATTTTGATTGATTTTCAATATATGACAGAAGTTCAAGCACGTCGTTGTTTGGATTATCTGGATGGGGCTCGCTACGTTTTAGCAGGTAACATGAAAAAGGTAGCATCTACTATGTTCCTGCTGACACCAGTTGATGTCGTCGTGAATATTGAAGATATCAAAATTCCAGATGAATCACAAAATGGTGAATTTGGATTTGACATGAAACGTACGAGAATAAGATAA
- a CDS encoding UDP-N-acetylmuramoyl-tripeptide--D-alanyl-D-alanine ligase: MKLTIHEVAQVVGAKNDISIFEDTHLEKAEFDSRLIGPGDLFVPLKGARDGHDFIETAFENGAVVTLSEKEVANHPYILVDDVLTAFQSLAAYYLEKTTVDVFAVTGSNGKTTTKDMLAHLLSTTYKTYKTQGNYNNEIGLPYTVLHMPDDTEKLVLEMGQDHLGDIHLLSELAHPKTAIVTLVGEAHLAFFKDRSEIAKGKMQIADGMASGSLLLVPADQIVEAYLPTDKKVVRFGQGAELEITDLVERKDSLTFKTNFLEQVLDLPVTGKYNATNAMIASYVALQEGVSEEQIRQAFQNLELTRNRTEWKKAGNGADILSDVYNANPTAVKLILETFSAIPANEGGKKIAVLADMKELGDQSIQLHNQMILSLSPDVLDTVIFYGEDIADLAQLASQMFPIGHVYYFKKTEDQDQFEDLVKQVKESLGANDQILLKGSNSMNLAKLVESLENENK; the protein is encoded by the coding sequence ATGAAATTAACCATCCATGAAGTGGCTCAAGTTGTAGGAGCTAAAAATGATATCAGCATCTTTGAGGACACCCACTTAGAAAAAGCTGAGTTTGACAGTCGTTTGATTGGGCCAGGTGATTTGTTTGTGCCTCTCAAGGGTGCGCGTGACGGTCATGACTTTATCGAAACAGCCTTTGAAAATGGTGCTGTTGTAACCCTGTCTGAGAAAGAGGTTGCAAATCATCCTTATATTCTGGTAGATGACGTATTGACTGCCTTTCAATCCCTAGCAGCCTACTATCTTGAAAAAACGACTGTTGATGTCTTTGCTGTTACAGGTTCAAATGGTAAGACGACGACCAAGGATATGCTGGCGCACTTACTATCAACAACTTACAAGACCTACAAAACACAAGGTAACTACAATAACGAGATTGGCCTTCCCTACACAGTTCTCCATATGCCAGATGATACTGAAAAGTTGGTCTTGGAGATGGGGCAGGATCACCTGGGAGATATACATCTTTTGTCTGAATTGGCTCATCCAAAAACAGCTATCGTGACCTTGGTTGGAGAGGCTCATTTGGCTTTTTTCAAAGATCGTTCGGAAATTGCCAAAGGAAAAATGCAAATTGCAGACGGGATGGCTTCAGGTTCCTTGCTTTTGGTGCCAGCTGACCAGATAGTAGAAGCCTACTTGCCTACTGATAAAAAGGTGGTTCGTTTTGGTCAAGGAGCAGAGCTGGAAATTACCGACTTGGTTGAGCGTAAGGATAGTCTGACCTTTAAGACTAATTTCTTGGAACAAGTCCTCGATTTGCCAGTGACTGGTAAGTACAATGCTACTAATGCCATGATTGCATCCTATGTTGCCCTACAAGAAGGAGTTTCAGAGGAGCAAATTCGTCAGGCCTTCCAAAATCTTGAATTGACGCGTAACCGTACCGAGTGGAAGAAAGCAGGCAATGGAGCAGATATCCTATCAGATGTTTACAATGCCAATCCAACTGCTGTGAAGCTGATTTTAGAGACTTTCTCTGCCATACCAGCCAATGAAGGTGGCAAGAAAATTGCAGTTCTAGCAGACATGAAGGAACTTGGTGACCAGTCTATTCAACTCCATAACCAGATGATTTTGAGTCTTTCTCCAGATGTGCTGGATACCGTTATTTTCTACGGTGAAGATATCGCTGACTTGGCTCAATTAGCCAGTCAAATGTTCCCAATCGGCCACGTTTACTACTTCAAGAAAACAGAAGACCAAGACCAATTTGAAGACTTAGTTAAGCAGGTTAAAGAAAGCCTTGGAGCTAATGACCAAATCCTGCTCAAAGGCTCTAACTCTATGAATCTAGCCAAGTTGGTAGAAAGTTTAGAAAATGAAAACAAGTGA
- the ftsZ gene encoding cell division protein FtsZ: MTFSFDTAAAQGAVIKVIGVGGGGGNAINRMVDEGVAGVEFIAANTDVQALSSTKAETVIQLGPKLTRGLGAGGRPEIGQKAAEESEEALTQAITGADMVFITAGMGGGSGTGAAPVIARIAKDLGALTVGVVTRPFGFEGSKRGQYAVEGINQLREHVDTLLIISNNNLLEIVDKKTPLLEALSEADNVLRQGVQGITDLITNPGLINLDFADVKTVMANKGNALMGIGIGSGEERVVEAARKAIYSPLLETTIDGAEDVIVNVTGGLDLTLIEAEEASEIVNQAAGQGVNIWLGTSIDENMKDEIRVTVVATGVRQDSVEKVVGHAPRQAVRHEQASPSHAHNHNRHFDMAETVEIPSPAPRRTETSQSSAFGDWDLRRETIVRPTDSVVSPVERFETPSLHDEDELDTPPFFKNR; the protein is encoded by the coding sequence ATGACATTTTCATTTGATACAGCAGCTGCTCAAGGTGCAGTTATTAAAGTAATCGGTGTTGGTGGAGGTGGCGGTAACGCCATTAACCGCATGGTTGACGAAGGTGTTGCAGGCGTAGAATTTATCGCAGCAAACACAGATGTACAAGCTTTGAGTAGTACAAAAGCTGAGACTGTAATTCAGTTAGGCCCTAAATTGACTCGTGGTTTGGGTGCTGGCGGTCGACCTGAAATTGGTCAAAAGGCTGCTGAAGAAAGCGAAGAAGCCTTGACTCAAGCTATAACTGGAGCAGATATGGTCTTCATTACTGCAGGTATGGGAGGTGGCTCAGGTACTGGTGCTGCTCCTGTTATTGCCCGTATTGCTAAAGATTTAGGTGCTCTTACAGTTGGTGTTGTGACACGTCCTTTCGGTTTTGAAGGAAGCAAACGCGGTCAATACGCTGTGGAAGGAATCAATCAACTTCGCGAACATGTAGATACTTTATTGATTATTTCAAACAACAACTTGCTTGAAATTGTTGATAAGAAAACGCCACTTCTTGAAGCTCTTAGTGAGGCAGATAACGTACTTCGCCAAGGTGTTCAAGGGATTACGGACTTGATTACAAATCCTGGTTTGATTAACCTTGACTTTGCCGATGTGAAAACAGTTATGGCAAATAAAGGGAACGCCCTAATGGGTATCGGTATTGGTAGTGGTGAAGAACGTGTGGTAGAAGCAGCGCGTAAGGCAATCTACTCACCACTTCTTGAAACAACTATTGATGGCGCTGAGGATGTTATTGTCAACGTTACTGGTGGTCTTGATTTGACTTTGATTGAAGCAGAAGAAGCTTCAGAAATTGTTAACCAAGCAGCTGGTCAAGGAGTGAACATCTGGCTCGGAACATCAATCGATGAAAACATGAAAGATGAAATCCGTGTTACAGTTGTTGCAACTGGTGTTCGTCAAGATAGTGTTGAAAAAGTTGTTGGTCATGCACCAAGACAAGCTGTTCGTCATGAACAAGCAAGTCCTAGTCATGCACACAATCATAATCGTCACTTTGATATGGCTGAAACTGTAGAAATTCCAAGTCCAGCACCTCGTCGTACAGAAACTTCTCAATCTTCGGCATTTGGTGATTGGGACTTGCGTCGTGAGACAATTGTTCGGCCAACTGATTCAGTGGTATCACCAGTTGAACGTTTCGAAACGCCATCTTTACACGATGAGGATGAATTAGACACTCCTCCATTTTTCAAAAATCGTTAA
- the ftsA gene encoding cell division protein FtsA, whose translation MTRDGFFTGLDIGTNSIKVLVAELRNGELNVIGVSNAKSKGVKDGIIVDIEAAATAIKSAISQAEEKAGISIKSVNVGLPGNLLQVEPTQGMIPVTSDTKEITDQDVENVVKSALTKSITPDREVITFIPEEFIVDGFQGIRDPRGMMGVRLEMRGLLYTGPRTILHNLRKTVERSGVQVENIIISPLALVRSVLNEGEREFGATVIDMGAGQTTVATIRNQELQFTNILQEGGDYVTKDISKVLKTSQKLAEGLKLNYGEAYPSLASNETFQVEVIGEVEPVEVTESYLAEIISARIKHIFEQIKQELERRHLLDLPGGIVLIGGNAILPGVVELAQEVFGVGVKLYVPNQVGIRNPAFAHVISLSEFAGQLTEVHLLAQRAVRGEDTLRHQPINFGGMIQRVTQVAQPTPIQPVQNTEVEQSASTNVVAPKEDKVSSQNKPKIADRFRGLIGSMFDE comes from the coding sequence ATGACTAGAGATGGTTTTTTTACAGGCTTAGATATCGGAACTAATTCGATTAAAGTATTGGTTGCCGAGCTTAGAAATGGTGAACTTAATGTAATTGGTGTAAGTAATGCCAAGAGTAAAGGTGTAAAGGATGGGATTATCGTTGATATTGAAGCAGCAGCAACTGCTATCAAGTCAGCTATTTCCCAAGCAGAAGAGAAAGCTGGCATTTCAATCAAATCAGTGAATGTTGGTTTGCCTGGAAATCTTTTGCAAGTAGAACCAACTCAAGGAATGATTCCAGTTACATCTGATACAAAAGAAATTACAGATCAAGATGTCGAAAATGTTGTCAAATCAGCCTTGACAAAGAGTATAACACCAGATCGTGAAGTCATTACTTTTATTCCAGAAGAATTTATCGTAGATGGTTTCCAAGGGATTCGTGACCCACGTGGTATGATGGGGGTTCGACTTGAAATGCGTGGTTTACTTTACACAGGTCCACGTACTATTCTTCACAATTTACGCAAGACAGTTGAACGCTCAGGAGTTCAAGTTGAAAATATTATTATTTCACCATTAGCTTTGGTTCGTTCAGTCTTGAATGAAGGAGAGCGTGAATTTGGTGCTACTGTGATTGATATGGGAGCAGGTCAAACAACTGTTGCTACAATCCGTAACCAAGAACTCCAGTTTACAAATATTCTTCAAGAAGGTGGAGATTATGTCACAAAAGATATCTCTAAAGTCTTGAAGACTTCACAAAAACTAGCTGAAGGATTGAAATTGAACTATGGTGAAGCCTACCCTTCACTTGCAAGCAATGAAACTTTCCAAGTTGAAGTGATTGGTGAAGTAGAGCCTGTAGAAGTTACAGAAAGTTACCTAGCAGAGATTATTTCAGCTCGCATTAAACACATTTTTGAACAAATCAAACAAGAGTTGGAAAGAAGACATTTGTTGGATCTTCCAGGTGGGATTGTTCTGATTGGTGGAAATGCTATTTTACCAGGTGTTGTAGAACTTGCGCAGGAAGTATTTGGCGTTGGTGTCAAACTTTACGTTCCAAATCAAGTTGGAATCCGTAACCCTGCCTTTGCTCATGTGATTAGTTTGTCTGAATTTGCAGGACAATTGACGGAAGTGCATTTGTTAGCACAACGAGCAGTTAGAGGTGAGGATACTTTGCGTCATCAACCAATTAATTTTGGTGGGATGATTCAACGCGTTACGCAGGTAGCACAACCTACCCCTATTCAACCAGTTCAAAATACTGAGGTAGAGCAATCAGCTTCTACGAACGTAGTTGCTCCGAAAGAAGATAAAGTATCTTCTCAAAATAAACCAAAAATCGCAGATCGCTTCCGTGGTTTAATTGGAAGTATGTTTGATGAATAA
- a CDS encoding D-alanine--D-alanine ligase, with translation MKQTIILLYGGRSAEREISVLSAESVMRAVNYDRFTVKTFFISQSGDFIKTQEFSQTPGQEDRLMTNATIDWDKKVAPSAIYEEGAVVFPVLHGPMGEDGSVQGFLEVLKMPYVGCNILSSSLAMDKITTKRVLESVGIAQVPYVAIVEGDDMTSKIAEVEEKLTYPVFTKPSNMGSSVGISKSENQEELRQALELAFRYDSRVLVEQGVNAREIEVGLLGNYDVKSTLPGEVVKDVAFYDYDAKYIDNKITMDIPAKISDDVVAVMRQNAETAFRAIGGLGLSRCDFFYTDKGEIFLNELNTMPGFTQWSMYPLLWDNMGISYPELIERLVDLAKKSFDKREAHLL, from the coding sequence ATGAAACAAACGATTATTCTTTTATATGGTGGACGGAGTGCAGAACGTGAAATATCTGTATTATCAGCTGAGAGTGTCATGCGTGCGGTCAACTACGACCGTTTCACAGTCAAGACTTTCTTCATCAGCCAGTCAGGTGACTTTATTAAAACGCAAGAATTTAGTCAGACTCCAGGTCAAGAGGATCGTCTTATGACTAATGCGACAATTGATTGGGATAAGAAAGTTGCACCAAGCGCCATCTATGAAGAAGGAGCCGTTGTGTTCCCAGTTCTTCATGGACCTATGGGAGAAGATGGCTCTGTCCAAGGCTTCTTAGAAGTTTTGAAAATGCCTTATGTTGGTTGCAATATCTTGTCATCAAGTCTTGCCATGGATAAAATCACGACCAAGCGCGTCTTAGAATCTGTCGGGATTGCTCAAGTTCCTTATGTGGCCATCGTTGAAGGTGATGATATGACTTCTAAAATCGCTGAAGTGGAAGAAAAATTGACTTATCCAGTCTTCACGAAGCCGTCAAACATGGGTTCTAGTGTCGGTATTTCTAAGTCTGAAAACCAAGAGGAACTCCGTCAAGCCTTGGAACTTGCCTTCCGATATGACAGCCGTGTTTTGGTAGAACAAGGGGTGAATGCACGTGAAATCGAGGTTGGTCTCTTGGGCAACTACGATGTCAAAAGCACGCTTCCAGGAGAAGTTGTCAAAGATGTAGCCTTTTATGACTACGATGCCAAGTATATTGACAATAAGATTACCATGGATATCCCAGCCAAAATCAGTGATGATGTGGTAGCTGTCATGCGTCAAAATGCAGAAACAGCCTTCCGTGCCATTGGTGGGCTCGGTCTATCTCGTTGCGATTTCTTCTATACAGATAAGGGAGAGATTTTCCTAAACGAGCTTAATACCATGCCAGGTTTCACCCAGTGGTCAATGTATCCACTACTTTGGGATAATATGGGGATTAGCTATCCAGAACTAATTGAGCGTTTGGTTGACCTTGCCAAGAAAAGTTTTGACAAGCGCGAAGCGCATTTGCTATAA
- a CDS encoding YggS family pyridoxal phosphate-dependent enzyme, translating to MNLKENTERVFQQIKEASQQAGREENSVSVLAVTKYVDVPTAEALLPLGVHHIGENRVDKFLEKYEALKDRNITWHLIGTLQRRKVKDVIQYVDYFHALDSLKLAEEIQKRSDRVVKCFLQVNISREESKHGFSREELLELLPELAALDKIEYVGLMTMAPYEASSDELKEIFKATQNLQLEIREKQIPNMPMMDLSMGMSRDYKEAIEFGSTFVRIGTAFFK from the coding sequence ATGAATTTGAAAGAAAATACAGAACGTGTTTTTCAACAAATAAAAGAAGCAAGTCAGCAGGCAGGAAGAGAAGAAAATTCTGTTTCGGTTCTTGCTGTTACAAAATATGTAGACGTACCGACAGCGGAGGCCTTGCTTCCGCTAGGTGTGCATCATATTGGTGAAAATCGTGTGGATAAATTTCTTGAGAAATATGAAGCTTTAAAAGACAGAAATATTACCTGGCATTTGATCGGAACCTTGCAAAGACGCAAAGTTAAAGACGTCATTCAGTATGTTGATTATTTCCACGCTTTGGATTCATTAAAGCTAGCAGAGGAAATTCAAAAAAGAAGTGACCGAGTTGTTAAGTGTTTCTTACAAGTAAATATCTCAAGGGAAGAGAGCAAACATGGTTTTTCAAGGGAAGAACTATTGGAGCTCTTGCCAGAATTGGCTGCCTTAGATAAAATTGAGTATGTCGGCTTGATGACCATGGCTCCTTATGAAGCTAGTAGTGATGAGTTGAAAGAGATTTTTAAAGCAACACAGAATTTGCAACTAGAAATTAGAGAAAAACAAATTCCCAATATGCCAATGATGGACTTGAGTATGGGTATGAGTCGTGACTACAAGGAAGCGATTGAATTTGGCTCGACCTTTGTCAGAATTGGTACAGCATTTTTTAAATAG
- a CDS encoding YwaF family protein, with product MNLWDIFFTTQATEPPKFDLFWYVSIFTLLALIFYTAYRYREKKAYQRFFQILQAVQLIFLYGWYWITRMPLSESLPFYHCRMAMFVVLLLPGQSKYRQYFALLGTFGTLAAFVYPVSDAYPFPHITILSFIFGHLALLGNSLVYLLRQYDARLLDVKGIFLITFALDALIFVVNLVTGGDYGFLTKPPLVGDHGLVANYLIVSLVLSVAMTLTKKILELFLEQEEEKMIAKKA from the coding sequence ATGAATTTATGGGATATTTTCTTTACGACTCAGGCAACCGAGCCACCCAAATTTGACCTTTTTTGGTATGTCAGTATATTTACACTCTTGGCTTTGATCTTTTATACAGCCTATCGTTATCGTGAAAAGAAGGCTTATCAACGATTTTTCCAAATCTTACAGGCGGTTCAGTTGATCTTTCTTTATGGTTGGTATTGGATTACTCGTATGCCTCTGTCAGAAAGTTTACCATTTTACCATTGTCGTATGGCTATGTTTGTGGTGCTCTTGCTGCCTGGTCAGTCTAAATATAGGCAGTATTTTGCATTGTTGGGAACATTCGGGACATTAGCGGCCTTTGTTTACCCAGTGTCAGATGCCTATCCTTTCCCACATATTACGATTTTATCCTTTATCTTTGGCCACTTAGCTCTCTTGGGGAACTCATTGGTTTATCTCTTGAGACAGTATGATGCACGATTGCTGGATGTGAAGGGAATTTTTCTCATAACTTTTGCCCTAGACGCCTTAATTTTTGTGGTTAATTTAGTAACAGGTGGAGATTATGGATTCTTGACAAAACCACCATTGGTTGGAGACCATGGCTTAGTAGCTAATTATTTAATTGTTTCCCTGGTCTTGTCAGTAGCGATGACGTTGACAAAGAAAATCTTGGAACTATTTTTAGAACAAGAAGAAGAAAAAATGATTGCAAAGAAAGCATAG
- a CDS encoding YggT family protein — translation MLFLIRFIQNAVDIYSLILIIFALMSWFPNAYESRLGRLIISLVKPIIAPLQRLPLQIAGLDLSVWIAVLLVHFLGEQLIRFLVIFL, via the coding sequence ATGCTCTTTCTCATTCGTTTTATTCAAAATGCAGTGGATATCTATTCACTGATTTTAATCATTTTTGCTTTGATGTCTTGGTTTCCCAATGCTTATGAATCACGTCTTGGTCGATTGATTATTAGCTTAGTAAAACCGATAATAGCTCCCCTGCAACGTTTACCTCTCCAGATTGCAGGTCTTGACTTGTCTGTCTGGATTGCGGTATTACTAGTTCACTTCCTAGGGGAACAGTTGATTCGATTTTTAGTGATTTTTCTATGA
- the recR gene encoding recombination mediator RecR, with the protein MLYPTPIAKLIDSYSKLPGIGIKTATRLAFYTIGMSDDDVNEFAKNLLSAKRELTYCSICGRLTDDDPCSICTDPTRDQTTILVLEDSRDVAAMENIQEYHGLYHVLHGLISPMNGISPDDINLKSLMTRLMDSEVSEVIVATNATADGEATSMYLSRLLKPAGIKVTRLARGLAVGADIEYADEVTLLRAIENRTEL; encoded by the coding sequence ATGCTTTATCCAACACCTATTGCCAAGCTAATTGACAGTTATTCTAAGTTACCGGGTATCGGGATTAAGACGGCTACACGTCTGGCCTTTTATACGATTGGGATGTCTGATGACGATGTCAATGAATTTGCTAAAAATCTCCTTTCTGCTAAGAGAGAGCTGACCTACTGTTCCATCTGCGGTCGCCTGACTGATGACGATCCGTGCTCTATCTGTACCGATCCGACTCGTGACCAGACGACAATTTTGGTGTTAGAGGATAGTCGCGATGTGGCAGCCATGGAGAATATCCAAGAATACCATGGACTCTATCATGTTTTACATGGACTCATTTCTCCCATGAATGGTATCAGTCCAGATGATATCAATCTCAAGAGCCTGATGACTCGTCTTATGGATAGTGAAGTTTCAGAAGTAATTGTAGCGACTAATGCTACAGCAGATGGTGAAGCGACATCCATGTATCTTTCTCGTTTGCTCAAGCCAGCTGGGATCAAGGTTACGCGTCTAGCACGAGGTCTCGCTGTCGGAGCGGACATTGAGTATGCGGATGAAGTCACACTCCTAAGAGCTATTGAAAATCGGACAGAGTTGTAA